Part of the Nostoc sp. ATCC 53789 genome, ACTCCACAAAGAACAGATACCATTCGATGCTGTTCAGGGCTTTGACAATGTATTCAAAAGTCACCAGGACGTTGCCCAAGTTGTAGGATTAGGAATTGCTGATGCTGGTATGAGTACGGCATCTGTAGCTACCGCTTTTGGGCTGGGATTTATCCCTTTACATCAGTCACGATATGATTTGGTGATTCTCAAGGAATATCTAGAAGAAGCACCTGTACAGCAATTGCTCAGTACTTTGGGACATCGGATGGTTCACTCACAATTTGAAATTCTCGGCGGTTACGATATCAGCAAAATCGGGGAAGTTGTAGCGACTGTTTAGAGTGGGTTGCAATGGTTGGTTGTGTGCTTAAAGGAATACTTGGCGTAAATTGAAATTCCTGCTGCAACCACTCTTGAGGTTTGAGCGACCTTCAGAGAATTACAACAACTGATAATGCTGAATTCGTAATTCGTAATTCGTAATTCGGATTGAATTTGAGTTTCCAGTTTGGAATATGTAGCTTTCTTTTTTCCAATTGGTACTACTACCGCTAGAGAAATCATTTGAGTGAGCGGATGGTAATACTTGCAATATTCCTTGAGTGATGTCTCATTGCTCTAGCCATTAGTCAGAAAAAACAATGACTAATGGCCAATGAAAACTTACCAAAACTTGAATATGTTGTGGATTCGGGCTCTTTTTGCTGTAGAACGAGCGCCTCCAACGACGTTCTACATAAGGCCAGTGCTGTAATTTTACAATGCGAGTACTTCCGGCACAAAGTGCGTAGTTTACCGCCGTAGGCATCGCTTCATGAATCGACAGACCCACCAAACAAACAATTGCAGGATAAATTATCATGTCCGACGAAAAAATTAGACAGATTGCTTTTTACGGTAAAGGTGGTATTGGTAAATCTACCACTTCCCAAAATACCCTTGCTGCGATGGCAGAAGTGGGTAAACGCATCTTGATTGTCGGATGTGACCCCAAAGCTGACTCTACCCGATTGATTTTGCACTGTAAAGCCCAAACCACAGTGTTGCACTTAGCTGCTGAACGGGGCGCTGTGGAAGATATTGAACTCGAAGAAGTGGTAATAACTGGCTTCCGAAATATCAGATGTGTAGAATCAGGTGGGCCAGAACCTGGTGTTGGTTGCGCCGGTCGGGGTATCATCACTGCTATCAACTTCCTTGAAGAAAACGGCGCTTACTCAGATGTAGATTTCGTATCCTACGACGTGTTGGGCGACGTTGTGTGTGGTGGTTTCGCTATGCCAATTCGTGAAGGTAAAGCCCAAGAAATCTACATCGTTACCTCCGGTGAAATGATGGCGATGTTTGCAGCTAACAACATTGCTCGTGGCGTTCTCAAATATGCTCACACAGGTGGGGTACGTTTGGGTGGGCTAATTTGTAACAGCCGCAAAACTGACCGGGAAGATGAACTGATTAGCACCCTTGCAGCCAGATTAAGTACTCAGATGATTCACTTCGTCCCCCGTGACAATATCGTGCAACACGCCGAATTGCGGCGGATGACAGTGAACGAGTATGCACCCGACAGCAAGCAAGCTCATGAATACCGTACATTAGCAGACAAGATTATCAACAATACAAATCTCGCCGTTCCCACACCCATCGAGATGGATGAGCTAGAAGATTTGTTGATTGAATTCGGTATCCTTGAAAGTGAAGAAAATGCTGCGAAACTAATTAGCCAAGCAGACGCAGCTAAAAAACAAGAAGATGCTGAAGGTGAAGCACTAGAAGCACTCAAAAAAGGAAACGTAGAAATAGTTTCTGGTAGCGAGAAGAAGTAAGCTTATTCTTCAGAATCAGGTGCTAAATACAAAGTAAATATTAGGTGGGCGAGAATAGCCCACCTTCTCACCAATCATTTAAAATGGAGGTAGTCGAATAGCTAATCTTAACTCTGCGCGTTTCTTTTTCACCGTGTTAACACTAATCAACTAACGTGTACAGGACAACATTAATAATTTAATAGTCTAGTTCATGTTTTTGTTTTCTCCTTCTCTAACCTAGATGATGTTTATGTTTTAGGGGATGATAAATTCTCTTGATCATTCCCTTTTATCCATCTTTAGATACCACGGTGAATAAATGAAAATCCTCCTCAGCCTTTGGGAATTCAGCTAATATCTAAAAATTTCTACCTATTGTCACCAAACAAATGAATCCCACGCCAGGAAAAACCAACGATTCACTCAGTGACTCTAATTCTGAAGATGCTCGTCAGCAGCAGATACAAAAGAAAAAAAAGTCTTCCACACAATTACCCCAACCTGGAACTACTCAAGGGAGTTGCGCTTTTGATAGTGCAATGATTACTCTTGTACCAATCACTGATGCTGCTCATGTAGTCCACGGGCCAAGTGGCTGTGCTGCCAGTATTTGGGGAATTCACGGCAGTCTCTCATCTGGTTCGATGCTGTACAAGATACGCTTTAGCAGTGACATCGATGAGAACGATATCATCTTCGGTGGAGCCAAAAAGCTGTACAAAGGCATTTTAGAATTACAAAGACGCTACAAACCTGCGGCGGTATTTGTTTATTCCACTTGCATCACCGCTTTGATTGGGGATGACATCGAGGGAGTTTGCAAAGATGCCACCGAGAAAACAGGAATACCCACTATCCCTGTACATTGCCCTGGATTCATTGGGAACCAAAATTTGGGCAACCGTGTCGCTGGTGAAGCAATGCTTTCACACGTTATTGGAACAGCTGAACCAGATACAACTACACCTTATGATATCAACCTAATTGGTGAATACAATATTGCAGGTGCAATATGGAATGTTCTACCGTTGTTGGAGAAATTAGGTATTAGAGTTTTGGCAAAAATTACAGGCGATGCTATCTACAAAGAAGTTTGCTGTGCCCATCGTGCCAAACTTAATGTGATCCTCTCCTCCAAAGCACTAATCAACGTGGCTAAAAGGATGGAAAAAAAATATGGCATTCCTTATATTGAAGAGTCTATTTACGGGATAGAGCAAATCAATCAATGTCTAAGAAATATTGCTGCCAAGTTGGGTAATTCTAGTTTACAAGAACGTACAGAACAGCTAATTGCAGAAGAGACTGCTGCAATAGATGAAAAACTCGCTCTTTATATCACCCAATTACAAGGTAAGCGGGTTCTCCTTTCTGTTGGAAGTTTCAAGAGCTGGTTGATTATCTTTGCTGCGAAGAAATTGGGGATGGAAGTTATTGCTATTAGTACTAATAATAATACTGAGGAGGATAGAATTAGAGTCAAAACTTTACTGGGTCAAGATGGCATAATTCTAGAACAAAATAGTCCTCAAGAAATTTTACAGATAATTAACGCAAATCAAGCTGATATGTTAATTGCTGATAAACACCATCAAGACACCTCTCTTACTGCTAGGATTCCATTCCTAGACGTTAATCAAGAACGCAACCATGCCTATGCAGGCTATATGGGAATTTTAGAGGTAGCACGAGAACTCTATGCTGCTTTTTACACCCCTGTGTGGGAGCAAGTATCTCAACCAGCCCCGTGGGAAACAGGAAATTCTCCAGAGGAGAACATCTAATGGCGATTATTAGCGTTACGAGTACATCTGTTGCAGTTAATCCCCTCAAGCAAAGCCAGACTGTAGGTGCAGTTTTAGCCTTTTTGGGGTTAAAGGGAATAATGCCTTTGTTACACGGTTCACAAGGCTGTACTGCTTTGACGAAGGCAGTATTAGTACAGCATTTCCGTCAGACGATTCCCCTTTCCAGTACGGCAATGACAGAAGTTGCAACCATTTTGGGTGGCGAGGAAAGGGTTGAACAAGCAATCTTGACTTTGGTGCAGAGATCCAAGCCAGAAATTATCGGTCTTTGTAGCACTGGACTCGTGGAAACCAGAGGCGATGATATGGGGCGCTTTGTTAAAGAGATTCGCCACCGTCACCCAGAACTGGATTATTTACCAATTGTGCTTGTCTCTACACCTGATTTCAAAGGTACATTACAGGATGGCTTTGCTGGCGCAGTCGAAAGTATAGTCAGGGAAATTCCCCAAAAAAGCTCCAAGCAAAATGCTTGTCCTACACAAATCACCATTTTAGCGAGTTCTGCTTTCACACCAGGGGATGTACAGGAAATCAAAGAGATTGTCACCTCTTTTGGACTTGAACCTATTGTTGTACCTGACCTTTCTGGCGTACTAGATAGTCATATAGAAGATTCTTCTAGCGCCATCGCAGCTAATGGCACTACATTGGCACAATTGCGTTCAATTGGCACTTCTGTATTCACTTTGGCACTAGGTGAGAGTATGCGAGGTGCAGCGCAAATTTTGGATCGGAGATTCAATATACCCTATGAAGTATTTAGTGAACTGACGGGACTACTAGCAGTAGATAAATTCTTGCAAGCATTGGCAGATATCAGTGGTGTCAGCGTACCGGAGAAATACCGCCGTCAACGCCGTCAGCTAAAACATGTGATGTTGGAGAATCACTTTTACTTTGGTTGCAAGCGAGTTTCTTTGGCGCTGGAACCCGATTTACTTTGGTCAACGGTTTCTTTTTTGCGATCGCTAGGAGTTCAGATTCACGCAGCAGTAACAACAACACGCTTTCCTCTGTTAGAAAAACTGCCGATTCCTAGCGTCACTATTGGCGATTTGGAAGACTTTGAACAACTGGCGGTTGGATCTGATTTGCTGATTACCAACTCTCATGGAATGGCGATCGCTCAACGCTTAAAAATTCCTCTCTACCGTCAAGGGATTCCCATTTTTGACCGCTTAGATCACAGTCAATTTACCAAAGTTGGCTATCGAGGTACTATGCAGTTTTTGTTTGATATTGGCAATCTGTTTTTAGAGGCTGAAGCAAAGATTAAGCACTAAACAGATTAGCAGTTATTGTCTCGATTCATCCAAGCAAAGGTTATCGGCGAATCCAGTATTACTCTCAACAGAGACTGAAGCTTTTTTACACTACAGCCCTAATTATTGCTTACCAAAATCAGGCATAAGTCCATATATTAACCTTGGAATGGCAAGAGTTTTTACCCTAGCACACAATCAATCGTGAGGATTTTGCTTCCAAGGGCGCAACTGAACTAGAGGTGCTGATTCAGGGAATTTTTGACAAACGCCGTTTCCTAGAGCAAGTATTGCACTTGATAGTGTTAAGACTTACGCACGAGTAACGAAAAACGTAGACACAAAGTGGCTTGCCGCAGGCTACCGCAGAGGTCACTGAGGAATGAGAGTTTTAAAGGGTTTTTGCGTAAGTCCTAAGTGTTTAAAAAATGGAGGTAGCATTAGTAAAAAATTGCTTCGCCAACCTTTTTTTACTACACAATACTCCAAAAAATCTTCGTGCTAAGTAAGGCTGGTAAATCCTGAGTTATCAGTGATTAATAGAAAAACTAATTCACAATGCCTAATTTCGTGTTATGAATAAATCCCTTCTTCCCGCAGATGATCTGCCTCCAACTGGAGCAACTATACTTAACGAGTTATTTTACAGGCAACTAGAAGAAGCTACTTGTAGGCGATTTTATCAAGCCTGTTCCCCACTTATGCGAGTTTTACTATCAAATTGTCACTGGTATTTCAAAATAAATACTAGTCCTCTGATGTTAATCATTATCTGCTATGACATAGAAAGCTATCTGCATATTGTTGATGCTATTCCACAGTTCATCAAACAGTTGAAGCAATTTTCTAACAAGTCCAAAATTCAGCTTTTTACACCAGATAATAAAGGAGAACCTTGGGAAATAGAGATTGAATA contains:
- the nifH gene encoding nitrogenase iron protein, which encodes MSDEKIRQIAFYGKGGIGKSTTSQNTLAAMAEVGKRILIVGCDPKADSTRLILHCKAQTTVLHLAAERGAVEDIELEEVVITGFRNIRCVESGGPEPGVGCAGRGIITAINFLEENGAYSDVDFVSYDVLGDVVCGGFAMPIREGKAQEIYIVTSGEMMAMFAANNIARGVLKYAHTGGVRLGGLICNSRKTDREDELISTLAARLSTQMIHFVPRDNIVQHAELRRMTVNEYAPDSKQAHEYRTLADKIINNTNLAVPTPIEMDELEDLLIEFGILESEENAAKLISQADAAKKQEDAEGEALEALKKGNVEIVSGSEKK
- the nifE gene encoding nitrogenase iron-molybdenum cofactor biosynthesis protein NifE; its protein translation is MNPTPGKTNDSLSDSNSEDARQQQIQKKKKSSTQLPQPGTTQGSCAFDSAMITLVPITDAAHVVHGPSGCAASIWGIHGSLSSGSMLYKIRFSSDIDENDIIFGGAKKLYKGILELQRRYKPAAVFVYSTCITALIGDDIEGVCKDATEKTGIPTIPVHCPGFIGNQNLGNRVAGEAMLSHVIGTAEPDTTTPYDINLIGEYNIAGAIWNVLPLLEKLGIRVLAKITGDAIYKEVCCAHRAKLNVILSSKALINVAKRMEKKYGIPYIEESIYGIEQINQCLRNIAAKLGNSSLQERTEQLIAEETAAIDEKLALYITQLQGKRVLLSVGSFKSWLIIFAAKKLGMEVIAISTNNNTEEDRIRVKTLLGQDGIILEQNSPQEILQIINANQADMLIADKHHQDTSLTARIPFLDVNQERNHAYAGYMGILEVARELYAAFYTPVWEQVSQPAPWETGNSPEENI
- the nifN gene encoding nitrogenase iron-molybdenum cofactor biosynthesis protein NifN; its protein translation is MAIISVTSTSVAVNPLKQSQTVGAVLAFLGLKGIMPLLHGSQGCTALTKAVLVQHFRQTIPLSSTAMTEVATILGGEERVEQAILTLVQRSKPEIIGLCSTGLVETRGDDMGRFVKEIRHRHPELDYLPIVLVSTPDFKGTLQDGFAGAVESIVREIPQKSSKQNACPTQITILASSAFTPGDVQEIKEIVTSFGLEPIVVPDLSGVLDSHIEDSSSAIAANGTTLAQLRSIGTSVFTLALGESMRGAAQILDRRFNIPYEVFSELTGLLAVDKFLQALADISGVSVPEKYRRQRRQLKHVMLENHFYFGCKRVSLALEPDLLWSTVSFLRSLGVQIHAAVTTTRFPLLEKLPIPSVTIGDLEDFEQLAVGSDLLITNSHGMAIAQRLKIPLYRQGIPIFDRLDHSQFTKVGYRGTMQFLFDIGNLFLEAEAKIKH